The following proteins come from a genomic window of Citrobacter europaeus:
- the fadM gene encoding long-chain acyl-CoA thioesterase FadM, translating to MQTQIKVRGFHLDVYQHVNNARYLEFLEEARWDGLENSDSFQWMTAHNIAFVVVNININYRRPAVLSDLLTITSQVQQLNGKSGVLNQTITLEPEGQVVADALITFVCIDLKTQKALPLEGELREKLEQMVK from the coding sequence ATGCAAACACAAATCAAAGTTCGTGGTTTTCATCTTGATGTCTATCAGCACGTTAACAATGCCCGCTATCTGGAGTTTCTGGAAGAAGCCCGCTGGGATGGTCTGGAAAACAGCGACAGCTTTCAGTGGATGACCGCACACAACATCGCTTTTGTGGTCGTGAATATTAATATTAACTACCGCCGACCTGCGGTGCTGAGTGACCTGCTGACCATCACCAGCCAGGTCCAACAGCTAAATGGTAAAAGCGGCGTGTTGAACCAGACCATCACCCTGGAGCCGGAAGGACAGGTGGTGGCAGACGCGTTGATTACCTTCGTCTGCATTGATTTGAAAACGCAAAAAGCGCTGCCGCTTGAAGGGGAGTTGCGCGAAAAATTGGAGCAGATGGTGAAGTAG
- the queC gene encoding 7-cyano-7-deazaguanine synthase QueC — MKRAVVVFSGGQDSTTCLAQALHQYDEVHCVTFDYGQRHRAEIDVARDLALKLGARAHKVLDVTLLSELAVSSLTRDNIPVPDYEPDANGIPNTFVPGRNILFLTLAAIYAYQVQAEAVITGVCETDFSGYPDCRDEFVKALNHAVSLGMAKDIRFETPLMWIDKAETWALADYWGKLDLVREETLTCYNGIKGDGCGHCAACNLRANGLNHYLADKSAVMAAMKQKTGLK, encoded by the coding sequence ATGAAACGTGCCGTTGTTGTATTCAGTGGAGGCCAGGACTCCACAACCTGTCTGGCGCAAGCGCTGCATCAGTATGATGAAGTGCATTGCGTGACCTTTGATTATGGTCAGCGCCACCGCGCTGAGATTGATGTCGCACGTGACCTGGCCTTAAAACTCGGCGCGCGTGCGCACAAAGTCCTTGATGTCACGCTGCTCAGCGAACTGGCCGTCAGCAGCCTGACCCGCGATAACATTCCGGTACCTGATTACGAACCTGATGCCAACGGCATCCCCAACACCTTTGTGCCTGGACGCAATATTCTGTTTTTAACGCTGGCGGCGATTTACGCGTATCAGGTACAGGCAGAAGCGGTCATTACCGGCGTTTGCGAAACGGATTTCTCCGGATACCCGGACTGTCGCGATGAGTTCGTCAAAGCCCTGAACCATGCCGTAAGCCTGGGGATGGCAAAAGATATCCGCTTTGAAACACCGTTAATGTGGATCGATAAAGCCGAAACCTGGGCACTGGCCGATTACTGGGGCAAGCTGGACCTGGTACGCGAAGAAACGCTGACCTGTTATAACGGCATCAAAGGTGACGGTTGCGGTCACTGTGCGGCGTGTAATCTGCGCGCCAACGGCCTGAACCATTATCTGGCGGATAAATCGGCGGTGATGGCGGCAATGAAGCAGAAAACCGGGTTAAAGTAA
- a CDS encoding SgrR family transcriptional regulator — MRLLNRLNQYQRLWQPSNGEPQSVTVGELAKRCFCSERHVRTLLKQAQDAGWLEWYAQSGRGKRGLLRFLVTPDSLRNTMMEQALQKGEQLSVLELAQLAPGELRTLLQPFMGGQWQNDTPTLRIPYYRQLDPLHPGFLPGRAEQHLAGQLFSGLTRFDSKTQRPCGDLAHHWNISADGLHWDFYIRSTLHWHNGDAVSSTQLHQQLQKLLALPALNKLFISVKRIEVTHPQCLTFILHRPDFWLAHRLASYSSHLAHPEHPFVGTGPFRLTLFTPELVRIESHDHYHLSHPLLKAIEYWITPQLFSQDLGTSCRHPVQIAIGKPEELPMLSQVSSGISLGFCYLTLRKSARLNTQQARRLVNIIHRSSLLQTLEVDENLITPSNALLPGWTIPQWDELDEVTLPKKLTLAYHLPVELHAMAEQLRQALALLGCELTLIFHNAKNWDGDHPLAQADLMMGDRLIGEAPEYTLEQWLRCDQLWSHVLSAPAYTHLQTTLDALQIQADEDDRHAALQQVFATLMHDATLTPLFNYHYRISAPPGVNGVRLNPRGWFEFTEAWLPPPSA, encoded by the coding sequence ATGCGATTATTGAATCGACTGAATCAGTACCAGCGCCTGTGGCAACCGTCGAACGGCGAACCACAGTCAGTGACCGTGGGCGAACTGGCCAAACGCTGTTTTTGCAGCGAGCGCCACGTGCGAACCTTGCTAAAGCAAGCGCAGGATGCTGGCTGGCTGGAGTGGTACGCTCAGTCGGGGCGCGGGAAACGCGGGCTGCTACGTTTTTTGGTGACGCCAGATTCGCTGCGCAACACCATGATGGAACAGGCGCTGCAAAAGGGAGAACAGCTCAGCGTACTTGAACTGGCTCAACTGGCGCCAGGCGAATTAAGAACGTTGCTACAGCCGTTTATGGGAGGTCAGTGGCAAAACGACACGCCAACCCTGCGTATCCCCTACTACCGCCAGCTCGACCCTTTGCACCCTGGATTTCTCCCCGGTCGCGCGGAGCAGCATCTCGCCGGACAACTATTTTCTGGACTGACACGGTTCGACAGCAAGACGCAACGCCCCTGCGGAGATTTAGCCCACCACTGGAATATCTCCGCCGATGGCCTGCACTGGGATTTCTATATTCGTTCCACCCTGCACTGGCATAACGGCGATGCGGTCAGCAGCACGCAGCTACATCAACAATTGCAGAAGCTGTTAGCGCTACCCGCGCTGAATAAGCTGTTTATCAGCGTGAAGCGCATTGAAGTGACGCATCCCCAGTGCCTGACCTTTATTCTGCATCGCCCCGACTTCTGGCTGGCGCATCGTCTGGCAAGCTACAGCAGTCATCTGGCGCATCCTGAACATCCGTTTGTGGGTACTGGTCCGTTCCGATTGACGCTGTTTACTCCTGAACTGGTGCGTATCGAAAGTCACGATCACTACCACCTGAGTCATCCGCTGCTAAAAGCCATTGAATACTGGATAACCCCGCAACTCTTCTCCCAGGATTTGGGCACCAGCTGTCGCCATCCGGTGCAAATTGCGATTGGTAAGCCCGAAGAATTGCCCATGCTAAGCCAGGTAAGCAGCGGCATCAGCCTCGGTTTTTGCTATCTTACGCTCAGAAAAAGCGCGCGCCTGAATACGCAGCAGGCCCGCCGACTGGTCAATATTATCCACCGCTCTTCCCTGCTACAAACGCTTGAAGTGGATGAAAACCTGATTACGCCAAGCAATGCGCTGCTGCCAGGATGGACTATCCCACAATGGGATGAACTGGACGAGGTAACGCTGCCGAAAAAACTAACGCTGGCCTATCATCTGCCGGTAGAACTGCATGCGATGGCTGAACAGCTTCGCCAGGCGCTGGCGCTGCTCGGTTGTGAATTAACGCTTATTTTTCATAATGCCAAGAACTGGGATGGCGATCATCCTTTAGCCCAGGCCGACCTGATGATGGGCGACAGGCTAATTGGCGAAGCGCCTGAATATACCCTCGAACAGTGGCTGCGCTGCGATCAGCTCTGGTCACACGTATTGAGCGCGCCGGCTTATACTCATCTGCAAACCACTCTGGATGCCTTGCAAATTCAGGCTGATGAAGACGATCGTCACGCGGCTTTACAACAAGTTTTCGCCACGCTGATGCATGATGCTACCCTGACGCCGCTGTTCAATTATCACTATCGTATTAGCGCCCCTCCAGGTGTGAACGGCGTACGCCTGAACCCTCGCGGCTGGTTCGAGTTTACCGAAGCCTGGCTACCGCCGCCTTCAGCGTGA
- the cof gene encoding HMP-PP phosphatase: MARLAAFDMDGTLLMPNHHLGDETLSTLARLRERDITLTFATGRHVLEMRHILGSVSLDAFLITGNGTRIHSLEGDVLHRQDLDPNVADIVLHQKWDTTASMHVFNDNGWFTGQEIPSLLQAHVYSGFRYQIVDVKRIPAHQVTKVCFCGDHDSLIQLRIQLNEALGEQANLCFSAFDCLEVLPLGCNKGSALAVLSDHLGYSMAECMAFGDAMNDREMLGSVGRGLIMGNAMPQLIAELPHLSVIGHCRNQAVSHFLTHWLDNPHLPYSPE; encoded by the coding sequence ATGGCTCGTCTGGCTGCATTTGATATGGATGGCACCCTTTTGATGCCGAATCACCATTTAGGTGACGAAACGCTTTCAACGCTGGCGCGCCTGCGTGAACGAGATATCACCCTGACCTTTGCCACCGGTCGCCATGTGCTGGAGATGCGCCATATTTTGGGTTCTGTGTCACTGGACGCTTTTTTGATCACGGGTAACGGCACGCGTATTCACTCTCTTGAGGGCGATGTGCTGCACCGTCAGGATCTGGATCCGAATGTTGCGGATATCGTGCTACATCAGAAGTGGGATACCACCGCCAGCATGCATGTCTTTAATGACAACGGTTGGTTCACCGGACAAGAGATCCCCTCGCTGCTGCAGGCGCATGTATATAGCGGATTTCGCTACCAGATTGTCGATGTGAAACGTATTCCTGCTCATCAGGTCACGAAAGTTTGTTTCTGCGGCGATCATGACTCCCTGATCCAATTACGCATTCAGCTGAATGAAGCGCTGGGTGAACAGGCGAATCTCTGTTTTTCCGCGTTTGATTGTCTTGAGGTACTGCCGTTGGGCTGTAACAAAGGATCTGCGCTGGCGGTACTAAGCGACCACTTAGGTTATTCAATGGCCGAGTGTATGGCGTTTGGCGATGCCATGAACGATCGCGAAATGTTAGGCAGCGTTGGTCGCGGTCTGATTATGGGTAACGCGATGCCGCAACTGATTGCCGAACTGCCTCATTTATCGGTGATTGGGCATTGCCGCAATCAGGCAGTATCACACTTTTTGACGCATTGGCTGGACAATCCGCATCTACCTTATTCCCCCGAATGA
- a CDS encoding PLP-dependent cysteine synthase family protein translates to MMNSSWVKNAINEINADYQRSADTHLIRLSLPAFPGIQIYLKDESTHPTGSLKHRLARSLFLYGLCNGWIKEGTTIIESSSGSTAVSEAYFARLLGLPFIAVMPSCTAKRKIEQIEFYGGRCHFVESACEIYAASEQLARELNGHYMDQFTYAERATDWRGNNNIADSIFRQMQCEPNPVPRHIVMSAGTGGTSATIGRYIRCQGYDTQLMVVDPENSVFLPFWQDRDATLRSPVGSKIEGIGRPRVEPSFIPDVVDEMLRVPDAASVATAHWLETQLGRKVGASTGTNMWGTLQLAARMRDAGVTGSLVTLLCDSGERYLETYYNPQWVDAQIGDLTPWKGELARLLNTH, encoded by the coding sequence ATGATGAATAGCTCCTGGGTTAAAAACGCCATCAATGAAATCAACGCGGATTATCAGCGTTCTGCGGATACGCATCTCATTCGTCTGTCGCTACCGGCGTTCCCGGGCATTCAGATCTATTTAAAAGATGAGAGCACGCATCCGACCGGGAGCCTGAAGCATCGTCTGGCGCGCTCACTGTTTTTGTACGGATTGTGCAATGGCTGGATCAAAGAAGGCACCACCATCATTGAGTCATCGTCCGGTTCAACGGCGGTTTCTGAGGCTTATTTCGCCCGACTGTTAGGACTGCCGTTTATTGCCGTCATGCCTTCCTGTACGGCGAAACGTAAAATTGAACAGATTGAATTCTACGGCGGTCGCTGTCATTTCGTGGAAAGCGCCTGCGAAATCTATGCGGCTTCTGAACAGCTGGCGCGTGAGCTGAACGGTCATTACATGGATCAGTTCACTTACGCTGAACGCGCCACCGACTGGCGTGGCAATAATAATATTGCCGACAGCATCTTTCGTCAGATGCAGTGCGAGCCCAACCCCGTTCCCCGCCATATCGTGATGAGCGCGGGAACCGGCGGCACCTCAGCAACCATTGGCCGCTATATCCGCTGTCAGGGCTACGACACTCAACTGATGGTAGTGGACCCGGAAAACTCAGTCTTTCTGCCCTTCTGGCAGGATCGCGATGCAACGTTGCGCAGCCCGGTAGGAAGTAAAATCGAAGGCATTGGCCGCCCGCGTGTCGAACCGTCTTTCATTCCTGACGTGGTTGATGAAATGTTGCGCGTACCGGATGCCGCAAGCGTGGCCACCGCGCACTGGCTGGAAACGCAGTTGGGCCGCAAAGTCGGCGCTTCAACCGGTACCAACATGTGGGGAACCCTGCAGCTTGCCGCTCGTATGCGCGATGCAGGCGTTACCGGTTCACTGGTAACGCTACTGTGCGACAGTGGCGAACGCTATCTGGAAACCTACTACAACCCACAATGGGTCGACGCGCAGATCGGTGATTTAACGCCGTGGAAAGGGGAACTCGCCCGACTTCTGAACACCCATTAA
- the decR gene encoding DNA-binding transcriptional regulator DecR: MLDKIDRKLLGLLQQDCTLSLQALADAVNLTTTPCWKRLKRLEDDGILLGRVALLDPEKLGLGLTAFVLIKTQHHSSEWYCRFVTEVTGMPEVLGFWRMAGEYDYLMRVQVADMKSYDEFYKRLVNSVPGLSDVTSSFAMEQIKYTTALPIE; this comes from the coding sequence ATGTTAGACAAAATTGACCGCAAGCTGCTTGGCTTACTGCAACAGGACTGCACCCTTTCTTTGCAGGCGTTAGCAGATGCCGTTAATCTGACTACCACCCCCTGCTGGAAACGTCTCAAACGACTTGAGGATGACGGTATCCTGCTAGGCAGAGTCGCGCTGTTGGATCCAGAAAAGCTGGGGCTGGGACTCACCGCGTTTGTGCTGATCAAGACTCAGCATCACAGCAGCGAATGGTATTGCCGCTTTGTCACTGAAGTGACCGGAATGCCCGAGGTTCTGGGATTCTGGCGTATGGCTGGGGAGTATGACTACCTGATGCGAGTGCAGGTTGCCGATATGAAAAGCTACGATGAATTCTATAAGCGCCTGGTGAACAGCGTACCGGGCCTGTCTGATGTCACCTCCAGCTTTGCGATGGAACAGATTAAATACACAACTGCTCTACCTATTGAATAA
- a CDS encoding SmdA family multidrug ABC transporter permease/ATP-binding protein has product MRLFAQLSWYFRREWRRYLGAVALLIIIAILQLIPPKVVGIIVDGVTTQRFTTERLLMWVGTIALIAVVVYLLRYVWRVLLFGASYQLAVELREDYYRQLSRQHPEFYLRHRTGDLMARATNDVDRVVFAAGEGVLTLVDSLVMGCAVLIVMSTQISWQLTLIALLPMPVMAIMIKRYGDRLHNRFKLAQAAFSSLNDRTQESLTSIRMIKAFGLEDRQSALFAADAEDTGKKNLRVARIDARFDPTIYIAIGMANLLAIAGGSWMVVHGSLTLGQLTSFMMYLGLMIWPMLALAWMFNIVERGSAAYSRIRAMLAEAPVVDDGTESVPEGRGELAVAIREFCYPQTTHPALENVNFQLKPGQMLGICGPTGAGKSTVLSLIQRHFDITQGDVRFHNIPLTRLQLDSWRSRLAVVSQTPFLFSDTVGNNIALGRPQATQEEIEHVARLASVHEDILRLPQGYDTEVGERGVMLSGGQKQRISIARALLLNAEILILDDALSAVDGRTEHQILHNLRQWGEGRTVIISAHRLSALTEASEIIVMQHGHIAQRGEHDVLVQQAGWYRDMYRYQQLEAALSDAPEINEEAANA; this is encoded by the coding sequence GTGCGATTATTTGCTCAATTAAGCTGGTACTTCCGCCGGGAGTGGCGTCGCTATCTCGGGGCAGTGGCCTTGCTTATCATCATCGCTATCCTTCAGCTTATTCCGCCGAAAGTGGTTGGGATCATTGTCGATGGCGTGACGACACAACGCTTCACCACCGAGCGGCTGCTGATGTGGGTGGGAACAATTGCCCTGATCGCAGTGGTGGTTTATTTGCTGCGCTATGTCTGGCGCGTGCTGTTGTTTGGCGCATCCTACCAACTGGCGGTTGAACTGCGGGAAGATTATTACCGTCAGCTGAGTCGCCAGCATCCAGAATTTTATCTGCGTCACCGTACGGGCGATCTGATGGCGCGTGCAACTAACGATGTCGATCGCGTCGTATTTGCCGCCGGAGAAGGTGTGCTGACGCTGGTGGATTCGCTGGTGATGGGGTGTGCGGTGCTGATCGTGATGTCTACGCAGATAAGCTGGCAATTGACACTGATTGCGCTACTGCCGATGCCGGTGATGGCGATAATGATCAAACGTTACGGCGATCGACTCCATAATCGCTTTAAGCTGGCGCAGGCGGCGTTTTCCAGTCTCAATGATCGTACTCAGGAAAGCCTGACCAGTATTCGTATGATCAAGGCCTTTGGTCTGGAGGATCGGCAGTCGGCATTATTTGCCGCCGATGCCGAGGATACCGGTAAGAAAAACCTGCGCGTGGCGCGCATTGACGCCCGCTTTGATCCCACGATTTATATTGCCATTGGTATGGCTAACCTGCTGGCGATTGCCGGAGGAAGCTGGATGGTGGTGCACGGTTCGTTGACGCTCGGCCAGCTCACCAGCTTTATGATGTATCTCGGTCTGATGATTTGGCCGATGCTGGCGCTGGCATGGATGTTTAATATCGTCGAACGCGGTAGCGCTGCCTACAGCCGGATTCGCGCTATGCTGGCCGAAGCGCCGGTGGTGGATGACGGCACTGAGTCGGTACCGGAAGGACGCGGCGAGCTGGCGGTGGCGATTCGCGAATTTTGTTACCCGCAGACCACCCACCCGGCGCTGGAAAATGTGAATTTCCAGCTTAAACCTGGACAGATGCTGGGCATCTGTGGTCCGACCGGCGCGGGAAAAAGCACGGTGCTGTCGCTGATCCAGCGTCATTTTGATATCACTCAGGGCGATGTACGCTTTCATAATATCCCGTTAACGCGCTTACAGCTTGATAGCTGGCGCAGCCGACTGGCGGTCGTTAGCCAGACGCCATTCCTGTTTTCAGATACCGTCGGTAATAACATCGCGTTAGGACGCCCACAGGCCACGCAGGAAGAGATCGAGCATGTGGCGCGCCTTGCCAGCGTTCATGAGGATATTTTACGTCTTCCGCAGGGCTACGACACCGAAGTGGGCGAACGTGGGGTGATGCTGTCTGGTGGGCAAAAACAACGTATTTCTATCGCTCGGGCACTACTGCTGAACGCTGAAATCCTGATCCTGGATGATGCGCTGTCGGCGGTGGACGGTCGTACCGAGCATCAGATCCTGCATAATCTGCGCCAGTGGGGCGAAGGCCGAACCGTCATTATCAGCGCCCACCGCTTATCGGCTCTGACGGAAGCCAGCGAGATTATCGTGATGCAGCATGGGCATATTGCCCAGCGCGGCGAGCATGACGTGCTGGTGCAGCAGGCTGGCTGGTATCGTGATATGTACCGCTATCAGCAACTGGAAGCGGCGCTGTCTGATGCACCAGAGATAAACGAGGAGGCGGCTAATGCGTAG
- a CDS encoding SmdB family multidrug efflux ABC transporter permease/ATP-binding protein — protein sequence MRSFGQLWPTLKRLLAYGSPWRKQLAIAVVMLWVAAAAEVSGPLLISYFIDNMVAKNNLPLAMVAGLVAAYVGLQLLAAGLHYAQSLLFNQAAVGVVQQLRTDVMDAALRQPLSAFDTQPVGQLISRVTNDTEVIRDLYVTVVATVLRSAALIGAMLVAMFSLEWRMALVAMAIFPAVLVVMVIYQRYSTPIVRRVRAYLADINDGFNEVINGMSVIQQFRQQARFGERMGEASRSHYMARMQTLRLDGFLLRPLLSLFSALILCGLLMLFSFTSGSSIEVGVLYAFISYLGRLNEPLIELTTQQSMLQQAVVAGERVFELMDGPRQRYGEDDRPLKSGDIEVDNVSFAYRDDSLVLQNISLSVPSRSFVALVGHTGSGKSTLASLLMGYYPLTQGEIRLDGRPLSSLSHGALRQGIAMVQQDPVVMADTFLANVTLGRDISEERVWQALETVQLAELARGLSEGIHTRLGEQGNNLSVGQKQLLALARVLVETPQVLILDEATASIDSGTEQAIQQALAAVREHTTLVVIAHRLSTIVDADTILVLHRGQAVERGTHQQLLAAQGRYWQMYQLQLAGEELAASTQEDSVIA from the coding sequence ATGCGTAGTTTCGGGCAATTATGGCCGACTCTGAAAAGATTACTGGCATACGGTTCCCCATGGCGAAAACAGCTGGCGATTGCGGTCGTCATGCTGTGGGTGGCGGCTGCGGCGGAAGTCAGCGGCCCGCTGCTGATTAGCTATTTTATCGATAACATGGTGGCGAAGAACAATCTGCCGCTGGCGATGGTCGCCGGGCTGGTTGCGGCGTATGTCGGTCTGCAACTGCTGGCAGCAGGCCTGCATTATGCACAGTCATTGCTGTTTAACCAGGCGGCGGTTGGCGTAGTACAACAGCTACGCACCGACGTAATGGACGCTGCGCTGCGCCAGCCGCTCAGCGCCTTTGATACTCAGCCTGTAGGGCAGCTTATCTCCCGCGTGACCAATGACACCGAAGTGATTCGCGACCTGTATGTGACGGTGGTTGCAACGGTTCTGCGCAGCGCGGCATTAATCGGCGCCATGCTGGTCGCGATGTTCAGCCTCGAGTGGCGTATGGCGCTGGTGGCGATGGCTATTTTCCCGGCAGTGCTGGTGGTGATGGTGATTTATCAACGCTACAGCACCCCGATTGTGCGCCGGGTTCGCGCTTATCTGGCGGATATTAACGATGGCTTTAACGAAGTCATCAACGGCATGAGCGTTATCCAGCAGTTCCGCCAGCAGGCGCGGTTTGGCGAGAGAATGGGGGAGGCCAGCCGCTCGCACTATATGGCGCGTATGCAGACCCTACGACTCGATGGCTTTTTGTTGCGCCCGCTGCTGAGCCTTTTTTCGGCGCTGATCCTCTGCGGTTTATTGATGCTGTTCAGCTTTACCTCTGGTAGCTCCATCGAGGTTGGTGTGCTGTATGCGTTTATCAGCTACCTCGGCCGTTTAAACGAGCCGCTTATCGAACTGACAACCCAGCAGTCAATGCTGCAGCAGGCGGTTGTCGCCGGTGAACGTGTGTTCGAATTGATGGACGGGCCTCGTCAGCGCTATGGTGAAGACGATCGACCGCTCAAAAGCGGTGACATTGAGGTGGATAACGTTTCATTTGCCTATCGCGACGACAGTCTGGTGCTGCAAAACATCAGTCTGTCCGTGCCTTCGCGTAGCTTTGTGGCCCTGGTCGGACACACCGGCAGCGGCAAAAGTACGCTGGCCAGCCTGCTGATGGGGTACTACCCGCTGACGCAGGGTGAAATCCGACTTGACGGACGTCCGCTGTCTTCGCTGAGCCACGGTGCGTTACGTCAGGGCATCGCGATGGTGCAGCAGGATCCCGTGGTGATGGCGGATACCTTCCTGGCCAACGTCACGCTGGGTCGCGATATCTCAGAAGAGCGGGTATGGCAGGCGCTGGAGACCGTGCAACTGGCAGAACTGGCCCGCGGTTTGAGCGAGGGGATTCATACCCGGCTGGGTGAGCAGGGCAATAATCTCTCCGTTGGGCAGAAACAACTGCTGGCGCTGGCGCGGGTATTGGTTGAAACGCCGCAGGTGCTGATCCTCGATGAAGCCACGGCCAGTATTGATTCCGGTACTGAGCAGGCCATTCAGCAAGCTCTGGCGGCGGTCCGTGAACACACAACGCTTGTAGTGATTGCGCATCGGTTATCGACGATTGTTGATGCGGATACCATTCTGGTGTTACATCGCGGTCAGGCGGTTGAGCGTGGTACGCACCAGCAATTACTGGCGGCGCAAGGCCGTTACTGGCAGATGTATCAGTTGCAGCTGGCGGGCGAAGAGCTGGCAGCCAGTACGCAAGAGGATTCTGTTATCGCCTGA
- the glnK gene encoding P-II family nitrogen regulator produces the protein MKLVTVVIKPFKLEDVREALSSIGIQGLTVTEVKGFGRQKGHAELYRGAEYSVNFLPKVKIDVAIADDQLDGVIDVISKAAYTGKIGDGKIFVAELQRVIRIRTGEADEAAL, from the coding sequence ATGAAGCTGGTTACCGTGGTAATCAAACCGTTCAAACTGGAAGACGTCCGTGAAGCACTGTCGTCTATTGGTATTCAGGGGCTGACCGTCACCGAAGTGAAGGGGTTTGGCCGACAGAAAGGTCATGCTGAGCTGTACCGTGGGGCTGAATATAGCGTCAATTTTCTGCCAAAGGTGAAGATTGATGTGGCGATTGCCGACGACCAACTGGATGGCGTGATTGATGTCATCAGTAAGGCGGCATACACCGGAAAAATTGGCGACGGCAAAATCTTCGTCGCCGAGCTGCAACGTGTGATTCGTATTCGTACCGGCGAAGCCGACGAAGCCGCACTGTAA
- the amtB gene encoding ammonium transporter AmtB, whose translation MKIATMKTGIASLALLPGLAMAAPAVADKADNAFMMICTALVLFMTIPGIALFYGGLIRGKNVLSMLTQVTVTFALVCILWVVYGYSLAFGEGNNFFGNFNWVLLKNIALTAVTGSFYQYIHVAFQGSFACITVGLIVGALAERIRFSAVLIFVVVWLTLSYIPIAHMVWGGGLLASHGALDFAGGTVVHINAAIAGLVGAYLIGKRVGFGKEAFKPHNLPMVFTGTAILYIGWFGFNAGSAGTANEIAALAFVNTVVATAAAILGWIFGEWALRGKPSLLGACSGAIAGLVGVTPACGYIGVGGALIIGVVAGLAGLWGVTMLKRFLRVDDPCDVFGVHGVCGIVGCILTGVFAASSLGGVGFAEGVTMGHQLLVQLESVAITIVWSGVVAFIGYKLADMTVGLRVPEEQEREGLDVNSHGENAYNA comes from the coding sequence ATGAAGATAGCAACGATGAAAACGGGTATTGCCTCACTGGCGCTACTGCCGGGACTGGCGATGGCGGCACCGGCGGTTGCGGATAAAGCAGATAACGCTTTTATGATGATCTGTACCGCGCTGGTGCTGTTTATGACTATCCCTGGCATTGCGCTGTTCTACGGCGGTTTGATTCGCGGTAAGAACGTGCTGTCGATGCTGACTCAGGTAACAGTGACATTCGCTCTGGTTTGTATTTTATGGGTAGTTTATGGCTACTCGCTGGCCTTTGGCGAAGGGAATAATTTCTTCGGCAACTTCAACTGGGTATTGCTGAAGAACATCGCGTTGACGGCGGTCACGGGGAGTTTCTACCAGTACATTCACGTTGCTTTTCAGGGTTCGTTCGCCTGTATTACCGTTGGGCTGATTGTCGGGGCGCTGGCTGAGCGTATTCGCTTCTCTGCGGTGCTGATTTTCGTGGTGGTGTGGTTAACGCTGTCGTATATCCCGATTGCCCATATGGTCTGGGGCGGCGGCTTGCTGGCTTCCCATGGCGCGCTGGATTTTGCCGGCGGAACGGTCGTGCACATCAACGCGGCGATAGCCGGTCTGGTTGGTGCGTATCTGATTGGCAAACGCGTCGGTTTTGGCAAAGAAGCCTTTAAACCGCACAACCTGCCAATGGTCTTCACCGGCACCGCTATTCTCTACATTGGTTGGTTTGGCTTTAATGCCGGTTCAGCGGGAACGGCGAATGAGATCGCCGCACTGGCCTTCGTCAATACCGTGGTCGCCACCGCTGCTGCCATTCTCGGATGGATCTTCGGTGAATGGGCGCTGCGTGGCAAACCGTCTCTGCTGGGCGCTTGTTCTGGCGCTATTGCGGGTCTGGTAGGCGTAACACCGGCATGTGGCTACATTGGTGTCGGCGGCGCGCTGATTATCGGTGTCGTTGCGGGGCTGGCTGGCCTGTGGGGCGTAACCATGCTGAAGCGTTTTCTGCGCGTGGACGATCCGTGCGACGTGTTTGGCGTTCACGGCGTGTGCGGCATTGTTGGTTGCATCCTGACCGGCGTTTTCGCTGCCAGCTCTCTGGGCGGCGTGGGCTTTGCTGAGGGCGTGACCATGGGGCATCAGCTGCTGGTGCAACTGGAAAGCGTGGCGATCACCATCGTCTGGTCCGGCGTGGTGGCCTTCATTGGCTATAAGCTGGCGGATATGACGGTGGGTCTGCGCGTACCGGAAGAACAGGAACGCGAAGGTCTGGATGTGAACAGTCACGGCGAAAACGCCTACAACGCTTGA